A window of the Acidobacteriota bacterium genome harbors these coding sequences:
- a CDS encoding NAD-dependent epimerase/dehydratase family protein encodes MAEQKKTICVTGGAGFIGSHLVDAFLRRGHRVLVIDDLSTGREGNLASAAEFHPLDVVSPEAAKVVEDSGADLLVHQAAQMNVRRSVTDVLHDGRTNVLGGLNMFEAARRGGVPQILFASTGGAIYGDQEVFPAPEEHPLRPLSPYGVSKLASESYLYYYHQTYGMDVTCLRYANVYGPRQNPHGEAGVIAIFLQLLLAGQIPTIYGDGLQTRDYVHIDDVVAANLAAANLGLTKLELNSEPGYRIYNVGTGVETSVVDLYRLIAESLGSSVEPRHGAAKAGEQLRSSVDPRRALRELDLPEPRSLASGLPETVQWFAGQAADVPAT; translated from the coding sequence ATGGCTGAGCAGAAGAAAACGATTTGCGTCACCGGCGGGGCCGGATTCATCGGTTCCCACTTGGTGGACGCATTCCTGCGCCGGGGGCACCGAGTGCTGGTCATCGACGATCTTTCTACCGGCCGAGAGGGGAATCTGGCTTCGGCGGCGGAGTTTCACCCGCTGGACGTGGTGTCGCCGGAGGCGGCGAAAGTGGTGGAGGACTCCGGGGCGGACCTGCTGGTGCACCAGGCGGCGCAGATGAACGTTCGGCGCTCGGTCACCGACGTGCTCCACGACGGCCGGACCAACGTTCTCGGCGGTTTGAATATGTTCGAAGCCGCCCGCCGCGGTGGCGTGCCCCAGATCCTCTTCGCCTCCACCGGCGGCGCTATCTACGGCGACCAGGAGGTCTTCCCGGCGCCGGAGGAGCATCCGCTACGCCCCCTCTCTCCCTACGGCGTCAGCAAGCTGGCCAGTGAGAGCTATCTCTACTACTACCACCAGACCTACGGCATGGACGTCACCTGTCTGCGCTATGCCAACGTCTACGGCCCGCGCCAGAATCCCCATGGAGAGGCCGGGGTCATCGCCATCTTCCTGCAATTGCTGCTGGCGGGGCAGATCCCCACCATCTACGGAGATGGCCTGCAGACCCGGGATTACGTGCACATCGACGATGTGGTGGCGGCGAATCTTGCGGCGGCGAACTTGGGGCTGACCAAACTGGAACTGAACAGCGAGCCCGGGTACCGCATCTACAACGTCGGCACCGGCGTCGAGACCTCGGTGGTAGATCTCTACCGCCTCATCGCCGAGTCCTTGGGCAGCAGCGTCGAGCCCCGTCATGGCGCCGCCAAGGCCGGCGAGCAGCTGCGTTCGTCGGTGGACCCCCGGCGGGCCTTGCGGGAGCTCGACCTCCCCGAGCCTCGTTCCCTGGCCAGCGGCTTGCCGGAGACGGTGCAATGGTTCGCCGGCCAGGCGGCGGACGTCCCGGCCACTTAG
- a CDS encoding acyl-CoA dehydrogenase family protein — translation MSGGPDHGFCQEPPRLGDPYAEDEVLRGYLRRVLPGDLLEQLEPELEEMARLAVELYHRSLEDRLHEPEHIPYDPWGRHVDEIRVTAVWQAAERIAAEKGLVATGYEERFGRWARVAQFALVYLFTPSSDLYSCPLAMTDGAAGTLRRTASEELRQRAVPQLLSRDPKEFWTSGQWMTETAGGSDVGRSETIARQDADGTWRLWGRKWFTSAVNSQMALTLARPEVDGATTPGGRGLALFYVETRDQEGLPNRLRVARLKDKLGTRKLPTAELLLEGTPAIPVSGLERGVKHITPMLNITRTWNAVSSASFLRRGLALAWDYAGRRVAFGAPILEQPLHRDTLEGLAAETAGAFHLTFRTVELLGLVEAEEASPEEERLLRLLTPLAKLTTAKQSVAGCSEVLEAFGGAGYVEDTGLPSLLRDAQVLPIWEGTTNVLSLDLLRALQETGGLGPIAAELDRCLADSPDLLIGPAAVAREAFEAASRWLREHQDRPSNLQAGARRLALTLGRTLELALLIQQAAWSLAQGDPLPVTTAQRFADEGVSRLHG, via the coding sequence GTGAGCGGCGGCCCGGATCACGGATTCTGCCAAGAGCCACCCCGCCTCGGCGACCCTTACGCGGAGGACGAGGTGCTCCGGGGCTACCTGCGGCGGGTGTTGCCGGGAGACCTTCTGGAGCAGCTGGAGCCGGAGCTGGAGGAGATGGCGCGGCTCGCCGTCGAGCTCTATCACCGGAGCCTGGAAGACCGCCTCCACGAGCCGGAACACATTCCCTACGACCCCTGGGGCCGCCATGTGGACGAGATCCGGGTCACCGCGGTGTGGCAGGCGGCGGAGCGCATCGCGGCGGAGAAGGGCCTGGTGGCCACGGGCTACGAGGAGCGCTTCGGCCGCTGGGCGCGGGTCGCCCAATTCGCTCTCGTCTATCTCTTCACCCCGTCCTCCGACCTTTACAGCTGCCCCCTGGCCATGACCGACGGCGCTGCCGGCACTCTGCGGCGCACCGCCTCGGAGGAGCTACGGCAGCGGGCGGTGCCCCAGCTCCTCAGTCGGGACCCGAAGGAGTTCTGGACTAGCGGTCAGTGGATGACCGAAACCGCCGGCGGCTCCGACGTCGGTCGCTCGGAGACCATCGCCCGCCAGGACGCCGATGGCACCTGGCGACTGTGGGGGCGCAAATGGTTCACCTCGGCGGTGAATTCCCAGATGGCCCTGACCTTGGCGCGGCCGGAAGTGGACGGTGCTACGACTCCCGGCGGAAGGGGACTGGCCCTCTTCTATGTCGAGACTCGGGACCAGGAGGGCTTGCCCAATCGGCTGCGGGTGGCTCGCCTCAAGGACAAGTTGGGAACCCGCAAGCTGCCCACCGCCGAGCTTTTGCTGGAGGGTACGCCGGCGATCCCGGTGTCGGGGTTGGAGCGCGGCGTCAAGCACATCACGCCGATGCTCAACATCACCCGCACCTGGAACGCCGTCAGCTCCGCCTCGTTCCTGCGCCGGGGGCTGGCCCTGGCCTGGGATTACGCCGGCCGGCGGGTGGCCTTCGGCGCACCGATCCTCGAGCAGCCGCTGCATCGGGATACCTTGGAAGGCCTGGCGGCGGAGACCGCCGGCGCCTTCCATCTGACCTTCCGCACCGTCGAGCTCTTGGGTTTGGTGGAAGCCGAGGAGGCGTCGCCGGAGGAGGAGCGTCTCCTGCGCCTGCTCACTCCGCTGGCCAAGCTGACCACCGCCAAGCAGTCGGTTGCGGGCTGTAGCGAGGTTCTAGAAGCTTTCGGTGGCGCTGGCTACGTGGAGGACACGGGGCTGCCTTCCCTGCTGCGGGACGCCCAAGTGCTGCCCATCTGGGAGGGCACCACCAACGTCCTCTCCCTGGATCTGCTGCGGGCCCTCCAGGAAACCGGCGGCCTGGGCCCCATCGCCGCCGAGCTGGACCGCTGCCTGGCGGACTCTCCCGACCTCCTCATCGGCCCCGCCGCCGTCGCTCGGGAAGCCTTCGAAGCCGCCTCGCGGTGGCTGCGAGAGCACCAAGACCGCCCCAGCAACCTCCAGGCCGGCGCCCGCCGCCTCGCCCTCACCCTCGGCCGCACCCTCGAGCTGGCCCTGCTCATCCAACAGGCCGCCTGGTCCCTAGCCCAAGGGGACCCTCTCCCCGTCACCACCGCCCAGCGCTTCGCCGACGAGGGCGTCTCGCGGCTTCACGGCTAA
- a CDS encoding O-antigen ligase family protein: MGSAAVTAALAALILLTPYATRWLSFEGSLRYQAAAILAATGVLCLWGLGRAGWLRRWRSCPRAVLLGLLLYAAAAALGGLVGILSGQPLGRVAGQVLSMGLLPLAALAGLAVERSGSDSEADPGKSGLAWLPPVLAMTVTLAAAAHLLDAAGRLLSGRPVGRLYFANSVSIAGPSLLALLFLLALLARRTRWLQVLWGVALAILGTYMLGSGIRGLLLITPLALLIFLAFAAPRVRWWRGLILLGLLLLPLLAVERALWWWETAQRPDLMPGRDASHILPEDPAGEPMVPPGLNLEEAPWTGGKFRRALSWVLPPDSEVVRIPQTVPVTEPGLYRLTAHLKSTAHLKSTAGSSPGDAKGCVSLWWLDEERALLGVLTACAEPGLGWRQPSVTGLVPEGTIQARVVFHGRYPDPGSGSPSPESPPQRWLLHRLELERLGDPATGRLLEQLAFMADRLRSSLDPLSIGSRAMRGSAAYRLEESRTLIYRFLEAPWYRKLLGFGLGASYSLRSSSIVPLSSRLDAQDLNYIHNFYLFLLFKLGLAGALAVLGAFGLWIRWLAQSCLRTPPGPRRALLAALTAAWIGYAVWSLASPEILNFRLAPIWGLTLALAVSLEPRGTSEAPKAQEDAAP; the protein is encoded by the coding sequence GTGGGCAGCGCCGCGGTAACCGCCGCCCTGGCCGCTCTCATCCTGCTCACCCCCTACGCCACCCGCTGGCTCTCCTTCGAGGGCAGCTTGCGCTATCAGGCGGCGGCGATCCTGGCGGCGACGGGAGTGCTCTGCCTCTGGGGCCTGGGTCGGGCCGGCTGGCTTCGACGCTGGCGCAGCTGCCCCCGGGCGGTGCTCCTCGGACTGCTTCTCTACGCCGCTGCTGCAGCGCTGGGAGGTCTGGTGGGGATCCTCTCCGGCCAGCCGTTGGGCAGGGTCGCGGGCCAGGTGCTTTCCATGGGCTTGCTCCCCCTGGCAGCCCTGGCGGGGCTGGCTGTGGAGCGCTCCGGGTCAGATTCGGAGGCCGATCCCGGCAAATCCGGCCTCGCCTGGCTCCCGCCGGTTCTGGCGATGACGGTGACCCTTGCGGCGGCGGCGCATCTGCTGGACGCCGCCGGTCGCTTGCTCTCCGGCCGTCCCGTGGGACGCCTGTACTTCGCCAATTCGGTGTCCATCGCCGGCCCGTCCCTGCTGGCCCTGTTGTTTCTCCTGGCCTTGCTGGCTCGCCGCACCCGATGGCTGCAAGTGCTATGGGGCGTCGCCCTGGCGATCCTGGGGACCTACATGCTGGGCTCCGGCATCCGGGGTCTCTTGCTCATCACGCCGCTGGCGTTGTTGATCTTCCTGGCCTTCGCCGCTCCTCGGGTGCGCTGGTGGCGGGGACTGATCCTGCTGGGGTTGTTGCTGCTGCCGCTTCTCGCCGTGGAGCGCGCCCTGTGGTGGTGGGAAACGGCCCAGCGTCCGGACTTGATGCCGGGGCGGGACGCCTCCCACATCCTGCCGGAGGACCCCGCAGGAGAACCGATGGTGCCGCCGGGGCTCAACCTCGAGGAAGCCCCGTGGACCGGCGGCAAATTCCGGCGCGCGCTGAGCTGGGTTCTTCCGCCCGATAGCGAGGTCGTGCGGATACCGCAGACGGTACCGGTGACGGAACCCGGGCTCTACCGCTTGACGGCACATCTGAAGAGCACTGCCCATCTGAAGAGCACCGCCGGGAGCAGCCCGGGGGATGCCAAAGGCTGCGTCTCCCTGTGGTGGCTCGACGAAGAGCGGGCGCTGCTAGGCGTGCTCACCGCCTGCGCCGAGCCCGGCCTGGGCTGGCGCCAGCCTTCGGTCACGGGACTGGTCCCGGAAGGCACCATCCAAGCACGCGTCGTTTTCCACGGCCGCTATCCCGACCCGGGCTCGGGCTCGCCGTCGCCGGAGTCCCCTCCCCAGCGCTGGCTCCTGCACCGGCTGGAGCTGGAGCGCCTGGGGGACCCCGCCACCGGCCGGTTGCTGGAGCAGCTCGCCTTCATGGCGGACCGCCTGCGCTCGAGCCTCGACCCCCTCTCCATCGGCTCCCGGGCCATGCGCGGATCCGCCGCCTACCGGCTGGAGGAGAGCCGCACGCTGATCTATCGCTTCCTGGAGGCCCCCTGGTACCGCAAGCTCCTGGGCTTCGGCCTCGGCGCCTCGTATTCGCTACGTAGCTCGAGCATCGTTCCCCTCTCGTCCCGCCTCGACGCCCAGGACCTCAACTACATCCACAACTTCTATCTCTTCCTGCTCTTCAAGCTCGGTCTCGCCGGTGCGCTGGCGGTGCTCGGCGCCTTCGGCCTGTGGATTCGCTGGCTGGCACAGAGCTGCCTCCGAACACCGCCGGGCCCCCGGCGGGCGCTCCTCGCCGCCCTCACCGCCGCCTGGATCGGGTATGCGGTGTGGAGCCTGGCGTCGCCGGAGATCCTCAACTTCCGCCTGGCGCCGATTTGGGGGCTGACCCTTGCGCTGGCGGTGAGCTTGGAGCCCCGGGGAACCAGCGAGGCTCCCAAGGCGCAGGAGGACGCCGCTCCATGA
- the hemG gene encoding protoporphyrinogen oxidase, with the protein MDALVLGAGITGLAAARRLRREGLRVTVLEAAARPGGCLQTLRQDGFVIEVGPNTVLRSPELVDLCRDAGCEQRLISASPEGKKRYVVFDGRLQALPASPPALLRSPLLTAGAKLRLFTEPLRSAGPGPQETVGAFFRRRLGPQVAERLGDAMVTGIYAGNPDELTVGAAFPRLYHLEREHGSLIRGAIAARRAKTPRREIIGHDAGFATLAEELAEDLDLRLETRVTAITAAQDGFHVEASAGDSAETFGAVPRLVLALPQETTLSLLSPFFGATPLDASPAPLPSAPVAVVALGYPRERIGHPLDGFGFLVPHREHRPILGCLFPSRLFPGRAPKGCELLVAMVGGRRRSELAEQPEEELYRSVQEQLEEFLEVRGEPVMRHVQRWLPGIPQPTAAQAALKTAVATVEARHPGLTVLGNWRYGVGIPDCVDAGWSVEGPIS; encoded by the coding sequence GTGGACGCCCTGGTCCTGGGGGCCGGCATCACCGGCCTCGCCGCCGCTCGGCGACTGCGCCGGGAGGGACTGCGGGTCACCGTCCTGGAAGCCGCCGCCCGCCCTGGGGGCTGTCTCCAAACCCTGCGCCAGGACGGCTTCGTGATCGAGGTGGGGCCCAACACGGTGCTGCGCAGCCCCGAGCTGGTGGACCTCTGCCGCGACGCCGGCTGCGAACAGCGCTTGATCAGCGCTTCCCCGGAAGGCAAGAAACGCTACGTGGTCTTCGACGGCCGCCTGCAGGCCCTGCCGGCGAGCCCGCCGGCCCTGCTCCGGAGCCCTCTGCTCACCGCCGGAGCCAAGCTGCGGCTGTTCACCGAGCCCCTACGCTCCGCCGGTCCCGGCCCCCAGGAAACCGTCGGCGCCTTCTTCCGCCGGCGTCTGGGCCCCCAGGTGGCGGAGCGGCTGGGGGACGCTATGGTCACGGGGATCTACGCCGGCAACCCGGACGAGCTGACGGTGGGCGCTGCCTTCCCTCGCCTCTACCATCTGGAGCGGGAGCACGGCAGCCTGATTCGCGGCGCCATCGCCGCCCGCCGCGCCAAGACTCCCCGGCGGGAGATCATCGGCCACGACGCCGGATTCGCCACCCTCGCCGAGGAGCTGGCGGAGGATCTGGATCTGCGGCTGGAAACCCGAGTCACCGCCATCACCGCGGCCCAGGACGGCTTTCACGTCGAGGCTTCTGCTGGAGACTCCGCCGAGACCTTCGGAGCGGTGCCCCGACTCGTCCTGGCGCTGCCCCAGGAGACCACCCTGAGCCTCCTCTCGCCGTTCTTCGGCGCCACTCCCCTGGACGCCTCGCCAGCTCCCCTGCCCAGCGCGCCGGTGGCGGTGGTAGCCCTAGGCTACCCCCGGGAGCGCATCGGCCATCCTCTCGACGGTTTCGGATTCCTGGTACCCCACCGCGAGCATCGCCCCATCCTCGGCTGTCTCTTCCCCTCCCGTCTCTTCCCCGGCCGCGCCCCCAAAGGCTGCGAGCTGCTGGTGGCCATGGTGGGTGGCCGGCGGCGGTCGGAGCTGGCGGAGCAGCCGGAGGAGGAGCTCTACCGCTCAGTGCAGGAACAGCTGGAGGAGTTCCTGGAGGTGCGCGGCGAGCCGGTGATGCGCCACGTTCAGCGCTGGCTCCCCGGCATCCCCCAACCCACCGCCGCTCAAGCAGCCCTCAAGACCGCCGTGGCCACCGTGGAGGCTCGTCACCCGGGGCTGACGGTGTTGGGCAACTGGCGCTACGGTGTCGGCATCCCGGATTGCGTCGACGCCGGCTGGAGCGTCGAGGGACCCATCTCGTGA
- the hemE gene encoding uroporphyrinogen decarboxylase codes for MNDLILRVLRGEKVERPPVWMMRQAGRFLPEYRELVAPYDFLTTCRTPELATEITLQPVHRLGVDAAILFADILLILDAMGAGLTFAKGVGPRLERPVRSRQDFSHLVSPVVERDLGYVFDAVASIRRELDGRVPLLGFAGTPWTVSAYLVEGSSSKYHNQLLGFSYSDPEGLRQLLDRLADITVEYLLGQIEAGAQAVQLFDTWGGLLTLERWRELALPSVLRILEGVGDRVPTLFYLRGGAHLLPALAELPVNGLSVDWRQPLSQVREIVGPKLVLQGNLDPGALLAPPEEIRRRTKQLLAEGSGGGHIVNLGHGILPMTPVEHAQAFVDTVQSSGGG; via the coding sequence GTGAACGATTTGATCTTACGCGTCCTCCGCGGTGAGAAAGTGGAACGGCCCCCGGTGTGGATGATGCGCCAGGCCGGCCGCTTTCTCCCAGAATATCGGGAGCTGGTGGCTCCCTATGATTTCCTCACCACCTGCCGCACTCCCGAGCTGGCCACGGAGATCACCCTCCAGCCGGTGCACCGGTTGGGCGTCGATGCAGCGATCCTCTTCGCCGACATCCTGCTCATCCTCGACGCTATGGGGGCCGGGCTGACCTTCGCCAAGGGCGTCGGTCCACGGCTGGAGCGCCCGGTGCGCTCCCGGCAGGATTTCTCCCATCTGGTGAGTCCGGTGGTGGAACGGGATCTGGGCTACGTCTTCGATGCCGTCGCCAGCATCCGCCGGGAGCTCGACGGCCGGGTGCCGCTGCTGGGCTTCGCCGGCACGCCCTGGACCGTCTCCGCCTATTTGGTGGAGGGCAGCAGCTCGAAGTACCACAACCAGCTGCTGGGCTTTAGCTATAGCGACCCCGAGGGGCTGCGTCAGCTTCTCGACCGCCTGGCGGACATCACCGTCGAATACCTTCTGGGGCAGATCGAGGCAGGGGCCCAGGCGGTGCAACTCTTCGACACCTGGGGCGGCCTGCTGACCCTGGAGCGTTGGCGCGAGCTGGCCCTGCCCTCGGTGCTGCGCATCCTCGAGGGCGTCGGTGACCGGGTGCCCACCCTCTTCTACCTGCGCGGCGGAGCCCATCTGCTGCCGGCGCTGGCGGAGCTGCCGGTGAACGGCCTGTCGGTGGATTGGCGCCAGCCCTTGAGCCAGGTGCGGGAGATCGTCGGACCGAAGCTGGTGCTCCAGGGCAATCTCGATCCCGGGGCCCTGCTGGCACCGCCGGAGGAGATTCGCCGCCGCACCAAGCAGTTGCTCGCGGAGGGCAGCGGCGGAGGCCACATCGTCAACCTGGGCCACGGAATCCTGCCCATGACGCCGGTGGAGCACGCCCAGGCCTTCGTCGACACGGTGCAGAGCTCCGGCGGAGGCTGA
- a CDS encoding sulfatase, producing the protein MKRPDLAWLLAAVLFSAALLSSACTDLWSRPEPAPRYDNLVVILIDTLRSDHLPGYGYHRNTAPTLTRLQSEGIAVQGYAASSWTKPSVATLLTGFPPQRHQAVGRADALPAEVPYLPELLAEKGFDTAAYVGNRNVGRKFGFDRGFRHFEMTHPTGKIDGPRVTAKSLALAQELRPPFFLYAHYVDPHDPYHPPRLFTDQGLADGPPVEGFVQPRQVRNGRTEMTPEVLRRMIDQYDGEIHQVDEEVRHLLAGLEEQGLLERTLVVVTSDHGEEFLEHGELTHGTGLYQEAIRVPLIFWARDGSLGAEAPAAPEDPAVPEAPAVPEDPVRTFHQLDFLATALDALGLSPELAEDGSGSSLWAPLVRREDLGSDREHWFHLDLDGRGALAWMQWPAKLIHSVDAPHDRLFDLEQDPRELSPTTEHSPLTEAQQAAELPELRRGLINHHNRLESLAAQRESQTLDSETRSSLAALGYLQLDTPQEELEERTLPRRIPRDTGLGP; encoded by the coding sequence GTGAAGCGCCCGGACCTGGCCTGGCTGCTCGCAGCGGTTCTCTTCTCGGCGGCGCTCCTCTCGAGCGCCTGCACGGATCTCTGGTCGCGGCCCGAGCCGGCGCCACGCTACGACAACCTGGTGGTGATCCTCATCGACACCCTGCGCAGCGACCACTTGCCGGGATATGGCTACCACCGCAACACCGCCCCCACCCTGACCCGGCTACAGAGCGAGGGCATCGCCGTCCAGGGCTATGCCGCATCGTCCTGGACCAAGCCCTCGGTGGCCACCCTGCTCACCGGCTTCCCGCCCCAGCGTCACCAGGCGGTGGGCCGCGCCGACGCCTTGCCGGCAGAGGTGCCCTACCTGCCGGAGCTCCTGGCGGAAAAGGGTTTCGACACCGCCGCCTACGTGGGCAACCGCAATGTCGGACGCAAATTCGGCTTCGACCGCGGCTTTCGGCACTTCGAAATGACCCACCCCACGGGCAAGATCGATGGCCCAAGGGTCACCGCCAAGTCCCTGGCGCTGGCCCAGGAGCTCCGCCCGCCGTTCTTTCTCTACGCTCACTACGTCGATCCCCACGATCCCTACCACCCGCCCCGCCTGTTCACCGACCAGGGGCTCGCCGACGGACCGCCGGTGGAGGGCTTCGTCCAGCCCCGGCAGGTGCGCAACGGCCGCACCGAGATGACGCCGGAGGTGCTGCGGCGGATGATCGACCAATACGACGGCGAGATTCACCAAGTGGACGAAGAGGTCCGGCATCTGCTGGCCGGGCTGGAGGAGCAGGGTCTGCTGGAGCGCACTCTGGTGGTGGTGACCTCGGATCACGGCGAGGAGTTCTTGGAGCACGGCGAGCTCACCCACGGCACCGGCCTCTACCAGGAGGCGATCCGGGTGCCGTTGATCTTCTGGGCTCGGGACGGCAGCCTCGGAGCCGAGGCCCCCGCCGCTCCTGAGGACCCTGCCGTTCCCGAAGCCCCTGCCGTGCCGGAGGACCCCGTCCGCACCTTCCACCAGCTGGACTTCCTGGCCACCGCCCTCGACGCCTTGGGCCTATCCCCCGAGCTCGCCGAAGACGGCTCCGGCAGCTCCCTGTGGGCACCGCTGGTGCGCCGCGAAGACCTGGGCAGTGACCGGGAGCATTGGTTCCATCTCGACCTCGACGGCCGCGGTGCCCTCGCCTGGATGCAATGGCCCGCCAAGCTCATCCACTCCGTCGACGCTCCCCACGACCGTCTCTTCGATCTGGAGCAAGACCCGCGAGAGCTCTCCCCCACCACCGAGCACTCTCCTCTCACGGAGGCCCAACAAGCGGCCGAGCTACCGGAGCTCCGCCGCGGTCTGATCAACCACCACAACCGCCTCGAATCCCTTGCGGCCCAGCGCGAGAGCCAAACCCTCGACTCCGAAACCCGCTCCAGCCTCGCCGCCCTCGGCTACCTGCAGCTGGACACTCCCCAGGAAGAGCTCGAAGAGCGCACTCTCCCCCGCCGCATCCCGCGGGATACGGGATTGGGCCCCTAG